GCTGACTGATTTTTTCCGCGGACTTCGTGAAGAGAAAAAAAGGAAGAAGAGCCAGTTAAAAGATCCTGATTGATTTTTTAGCGGACAGATAGTATACTAAATTTTGCGTCGTCAAATGGCGTTTATGATTACTGGTCTCATTTTTGCCGTGCTAGGTGGGGAATTAGCGGTGCCCTGTATTCGCAATCCGCTCTAGCGAAACTGAATCCCTTCTCGAGGCTGCACATGCTTTTTGGTCTGCCTTCTGTAAGTGGTGTTGACGTCCGGGTCCTGCGCAATGGGAATTCATGAACCATGTCAGGTCCGGAAGGAAGCAGCATTAAGTGGAAGCTCTCATGTGCCGCGGGGTTGCCTGGACCGAGCTAACTGCAGAAGTAACGCTTGGGGCTGTCAGTCGACAGAAGGTGCACGGCATTTTAATTTATATCATCAAGCCATCCGGTTCATGCCGGGTGGCTTTTTTGCTGCGAAAAAGAAGGGCATTTTTCAGGACCCATCTTTCGCTTCATCGTTTCCTGACTGCCTGAATTGCGTTATACTGGATGAAGGACGATTATGAGATCGACAGGAGGGTAATTCATGGCTTATCAAGCGTTATACCGCGTCTGGCGGCCGCAGGAGTTTGCGGATGTTGTTGGACAGCAGCATGTCACGCGGACGTTGCAAAACGCCCTCTTACAGGAGAAAATCTCCCATGCCTATTTATTTTCCGGGCCACGTGGTACCGGGAAAACGAGTGCTGCCAAAATTTTAGCGAAGGCAGTGAACTGTGAGCATGCTCCGGTAAGGGAACCATGTAATGAATGCACCATCTGTAAAGGCATCACAGACGGCTCTATTCCGGATGTGATTGAGCTTGATGCCGCTTCGAACAATGGTGTGGATGAGATTCGCGATATTCGCGATAAAGTGAAATACGCGCCAAATGAAGGGCGCTACAAAGTATATATTGTCGATGAGGTTCACATGCTGACAACGGGTGCATTCAATGCTCTGTTAAAAACGCTTGAGGAGCCGCCAAAGCACGTCATCTTTATTTTGGCCACGACTGAACCGCATAAAATTCCACTCACGATCATTTCCCGCTGTCAGCGCTTCGATTTCAAACGGATTACGTCTCATGATATTACCGGGCGCATGATGCATATTGCCAGCGAGTCCGGCGTAGAGTATGACGAAAAAGCGATGCATATAATTGCCCGCGCAGCAGAGGGCGGAATGCGTGATGCACTCAGTCTGTTTGATCAGGCGATTTCATTCAGTGGTGAAAAAGTGACGGTTGAAGATGCCCTGACGGTAACAGGCTCGATCGGGCAGGATCAGCTGACGGCCCTGATGCAAAAGTTGAATGAACATGACGTTGCCGGTTCGCTTGATCTGATTCACCGGTTACTCGAGGACGGAAAGGATCCGGTGCGTCTGACAGAGGATCTGATTATGTACAGCCGTGATCTCCTCTTGTATAAAACAGCGCCGGGCCTTGAGGATTCGATGGAGCGGGTGCTGTCAGATGAAGCGTTTAAGGAAATGGCGGAGCAGATTCAGCCGGAGCAGCTGTATCAGTATATTGAAGGGTTAAATAAAACCCAGCAGGAAATGAAGCTCTCGAATCATGCAAGAACCCATTTAGAAGTAGCGGTTGTGAAGCTGTGTCATGTTGAGCGCGCGGCTACGGCAAGCGCGGCGGACATTCCGGATCTCAAGCAGCTGATCAGCCGGGTCCAGCAGCT
The window above is part of the Jeotgalibacillus aurantiacus genome. Proteins encoded here:
- the dnaX gene encoding DNA polymerase III subunit gamma/tau — encoded protein: MAYQALYRVWRPQEFADVVGQQHVTRTLQNALLQEKISHAYLFSGPRGTGKTSAAKILAKAVNCEHAPVREPCNECTICKGITDGSIPDVIELDAASNNGVDEIRDIRDKVKYAPNEGRYKVYIVDEVHMLTTGAFNALLKTLEEPPKHVIFILATTEPHKIPLTIISRCQRFDFKRITSHDITGRMMHIASESGVEYDEKAMHIIARAAEGGMRDALSLFDQAISFSGEKVTVEDALTVTGSIGQDQLTALMQKLNEHDVAGSLDLIHRLLEDGKDPVRLTEDLIMYSRDLLLYKTAPGLEDSMERVLSDEAFKEMAEQIQPEQLYQYIEGLNKTQQEMKLSNHARTHLEVAVVKLCHVERAATASAADIPDLKQLISRVQQLEGELKRLKENGVQAAPAETQQPAAPKKAARSNTMYKAQAGRIVEVLRNATKNDISQIKGRWGDMLESMNRQQLRSLTALLNEAEPVAASQDAFVLKFKYEIHCKMAMENNKLTDTMPSILQELTGSYYSVIGVPEDQWLEIREDFIQNQDMPEGEDAEAKEDPLIEEARKLVGPDLLDIQD